A single window of Mycolicibacterium madagascariense DNA harbors:
- a CDS encoding NYN domain-containing protein, whose product MSLTEDLPDVEELADESGDAGQPAPSGPQRVLLVWDAPNLDMGLGSILGGRPTAAHRPRFDALGRWLLAQTADLSRSRAHDVPHVTFEPEATVFTNIAPGSADVVRPWVEALRNVGFAVFAKPKIDDDSDVDGDMLDHIALRRSEGLAGLYVASADGQAFRVPLEEIARDGIPVSVLGFREHASWALASDTLEFVDLEDIPGVFREPLPRIGLDSLPQQGAWLQPFRPLSSLLTSRA is encoded by the coding sequence ATGAGCCTCACCGAGGATCTGCCCGACGTCGAGGAACTCGCCGACGAGTCCGGCGACGCCGGTCAGCCGGCGCCCAGCGGCCCGCAGCGCGTGCTGCTCGTCTGGGATGCGCCGAACCTCGACATGGGGCTCGGGTCGATCCTCGGCGGCCGTCCCACCGCGGCGCACCGGCCGCGGTTCGACGCCCTGGGCCGGTGGCTGCTCGCCCAGACGGCCGATCTGTCCCGCAGCCGCGCGCACGACGTGCCGCACGTCACGTTCGAACCCGAGGCGACGGTGTTCACCAACATCGCCCCGGGAAGTGCCGACGTCGTTCGCCCGTGGGTCGAGGCGCTGCGCAACGTCGGCTTCGCGGTGTTCGCCAAACCCAAGATCGACGACGACAGCGACGTCGACGGTGACATGCTCGACCACATTGCGCTGCGGCGGAGCGAGGGCTTGGCCGGCCTCTACGTGGCCTCCGCGGACGGCCAGGCCTTCCGGGTGCCGCTGGAGGAGATCGCCCGCGACGGCATCCCCGTCAGCGTCCTCGGATTTCGCGAACATGCCAGTTGGGCGTTAGCGTCGGATACCTTGGAGTTCGTCGACCTCGAGGACATTCCCGGTGTGTTCAGGGAGCCACTGCCGCGAATCGGCCTCGACTCGCTGCCCCAGCAGGGGGCGTGGCTGCAGCCCTTCCGGCCGTTGTCCTCGTTGCTTACCTCACGCGCGTGA
- the trmB gene encoding tRNA (guanosine(46)-N7)-methyltransferase TrmB produces the protein MSDHVRMQVQREQARGDEGSVPAHPFPRVASFRSRRSALSGLQRETWERRWPELGMQARDSDGQLAHPLDAPAWFGRSAPLVLEIGCGTGVSTLAMAAAEPQLDVIAVEVYKRGLAQLLNGIDRDGLTNVRLIRGDGVDVLEHLLAPESLTGVRVFFPDPWPKARHHKRRLLQPATVALLADRLRPGGILHAATDHAGYAEQIGEVGDAEPALRRLDPDAGDDLPISIRRPVTKYEDKARHAGSAVAEFLWEKR, from the coding sequence ATGAGCGACCATGTACGGATGCAGGTGCAGCGCGAGCAGGCCCGCGGGGACGAAGGGTCGGTGCCCGCCCATCCCTTCCCCCGCGTCGCCAGCTTCCGATCCCGGCGGTCGGCGCTGTCCGGTCTGCAGCGGGAGACGTGGGAACGCCGCTGGCCCGAGCTCGGCATGCAGGCCAGGGACTCCGACGGGCAGCTGGCCCACCCGCTGGACGCCCCGGCGTGGTTCGGACGCTCGGCGCCGCTGGTGCTGGAGATCGGGTGCGGTACCGGCGTCTCCACCCTGGCGATGGCCGCGGCCGAGCCGCAGCTCGACGTCATCGCGGTCGAGGTCTACAAGCGTGGCCTCGCCCAACTGCTGAACGGCATCGACCGTGACGGCCTCACCAACGTGCGCCTCATCCGCGGCGACGGCGTCGACGTCCTCGAGCACCTCCTCGCGCCGGAGTCGCTGACCGGGGTGCGGGTGTTCTTCCCCGACCCCTGGCCCAAGGCCCGCCACCACAAGCGCCGGCTGCTGCAGCCGGCCACCGTCGCCCTGCTGGCCGACCGCCTGCGACCGGGCGGCATCCTGCACGCCGCCACCGACCACGCCGGATACGCCGAACAGATCGGCGAGGTCGGGGACGCCGAACCCGCCCTGCGCAGGCTCGATCCCGATGCGGGCGACGATCTGCCCATCTCGATCCGGCGGCCGGTGACGAAGTACGAGGACAAGGCCCGGCACGCCGGCAGCGCCGTCGCCGAGTTCCTGTGGGAGAAGCGATGA
- a CDS encoding phosphoenolpyruvate carboxykinase (GTP), translating to MTSATIPGLDSAPTTHEGLLAWVREVAELTQPDRVQFADGSAEEYERLCAELVAAGTFQKLNEKKQPNSYLALSDPSDVARVESRTFICSEREIDAGPTNNWMAPAEMRGIMTDLYRGSMRGRTMWVVPFCMGPLDAGDPKLGVEITDSEYVVVSMRTMTRMGKAALDKMGSDGFFVKALHSLGAPLEEGQADVPWPCNDTKYITHFPETREIWSYGSGYGGNALLGKKCYSLRIASAMAHDEGWLAEHMLILKLISPENKAYFIAAAFPSACGKTNLAMLQPTIPGWRAETVGDDIAWMRFGKDGRLYAVNPEFGFFGVAPGTNWSSNPNAMKTIAAGNTVFTNVAKTDDGDVWWEGLEGEPDHLIDWKGQDWNLRETESKAAHPNSRYCTPISQCPTLAPEWDDPQGVPISAILFGGRRKTTVPLITQARDWQHGVFIGATLGSEQTAAAEGKVGTVRRDPMAMLPFLGYNVGDYFQHWIDLGKNADESKLPAVFFVNWFRRGDNGRFLWPGFGENSRVLKWAIERIEHAAEGKSTPIGIVPTAADLDLDGLDVDAADVDEALAVNPEEWRKELPLIEEWFEFVGEKLPTGIKDEFDALKTRLA from the coding sequence ATGACCTCAGCGACCATTCCCGGTCTGGATAGCGCACCGACGACGCACGAGGGCCTGCTCGCCTGGGTTCGCGAGGTTGCCGAGCTGACCCAGCCGGACCGCGTCCAATTCGCCGACGGCTCCGCCGAGGAATACGAGCGGCTGTGTGCGGAACTCGTCGCGGCGGGCACCTTCCAGAAGCTGAACGAGAAGAAGCAGCCCAACTCCTACCTCGCGCTGTCGGATCCGTCCGACGTGGCGCGCGTGGAGTCGCGGACCTTCATCTGCTCCGAGCGCGAGATCGACGCGGGCCCCACCAACAACTGGATGGCCCCCGCCGAGATGCGCGGCATCATGACCGACCTGTACCGCGGATCGATGCGCGGTCGCACGATGTGGGTCGTCCCCTTCTGCATGGGCCCGCTGGACGCCGGGGACCCCAAGCTGGGTGTCGAGATCACCGACTCGGAGTACGTGGTGGTCTCGATGCGCACCATGACCCGGATGGGCAAGGCCGCGCTGGACAAGATGGGTTCCGACGGCTTCTTCGTCAAGGCGCTGCACTCGCTCGGCGCGCCGCTCGAGGAGGGCCAGGCCGACGTGCCGTGGCCGTGCAACGACACGAAGTACATCACCCACTTCCCCGAGACCCGCGAGATCTGGAGCTACGGCTCGGGCTACGGCGGCAACGCGCTGCTCGGCAAGAAGTGCTACTCGCTGCGGATCGCCTCGGCGATGGCCCACGACGAGGGCTGGCTCGCCGAGCACATGCTGATCCTCAAGCTGATCAGCCCCGAGAACAAGGCGTACTTCATTGCGGCGGCCTTTCCGTCGGCATGCGGCAAGACCAACCTCGCGATGCTGCAGCCCACCATCCCGGGGTGGCGCGCGGAGACCGTCGGCGACGACATCGCCTGGATGCGGTTCGGCAAGGACGGCAGGCTCTACGCCGTCAACCCCGAGTTCGGCTTCTTCGGCGTCGCGCCGGGCACCAACTGGAGCTCCAACCCCAATGCGATGAAGACCATCGCCGCGGGCAACACCGTCTTCACCAACGTCGCCAAGACCGACGACGGCGACGTGTGGTGGGAGGGACTCGAGGGCGAGCCCGACCACCTGATCGACTGGAAGGGCCAGGACTGGAACCTCCGCGAGACGGAAAGCAAGGCGGCGCATCCCAATTCGCGGTACTGCACGCCGATCTCGCAGTGCCCGACGCTGGCCCCGGAGTGGGACGACCCGCAGGGCGTGCCGATCTCGGCGATTCTGTTCGGCGGCCGGCGCAAGACGACGGTGCCACTCATCACGCAGGCCCGCGACTGGCAGCACGGCGTCTTCATCGGCGCCACGCTCGGTTCCGAGCAGACCGCCGCGGCCGAGGGCAAGGTCGGCACCGTCCGCCGCGACCCGATGGCCATGCTGCCGTTCCTCGGCTACAACGTGGGCGATTACTTCCAGCACTGGATCGACCTCGGCAAGAACGCCGACGAGTCCAAGCTGCCCGCGGTGTTCTTCGTGAACTGGTTCCGGCGCGGTGACAACGGCCGCTTCCTGTGGCCCGGCTTCGGCGAGAACAGCCGGGTGCTGAAGTGGGCGATCGAGCGCATCGAGCACGCGGCCGAGGGCAAGAGCACCCCGATCGGCATCGTGCCGACGGCTGCCGACCTGGATCTCGACGGGCTCGACG